From a region of the Tachypleus tridentatus isolate NWPU-2018 chromosome 1, ASM421037v1, whole genome shotgun sequence genome:
- the LOC143224132 gene encoding uncharacterized protein LOC143224132, whose product MKTLAAVILSCALVAATAAQQSSPTPQQRQYPAGLPTRPVPLPPQVHWGRCQQLKPSEQEKAAKQQVLQHCIQRYPPNFKDPRNVTRQEVEEHRTSITACALETEGWFDVSGKYDYQKAKDEIISKNLESEAEKQILQLHESCKAEAKQAFANSIIQQVQLYQNCMEFYITRVCGIQLIPPTIIFGPPPQRPQQSKGSSSQSY is encoded by the exons ATGAAAACATTAGCTGCTGTAATTTTAAGCTGCGCTTTGGTAGCTGCTACAGCTGCCCAGCAGAGTTCACCAACACCTCAACAAAGACAGTACCCTGCAGGGCTTCCCACTAGACCAGTTCCTCTCCCTCCG caaGTTCACTGGGGTCGCTGTCAGCAGCTAAAGCCAAGTGAACAAGAAAAG GCCGCAAAGCAACAAGTTCTTCAACACTGTATCCAGAGATATCCACCAAACTTCAAGGATCCAAGAAATGTTACCCGA CAAGAAGTTGAAGAACATCGAACTAGTATTACCGCATGTGCTCTTGAAACTGAAGGCTGG TTTGACGTTAGCGGGAAGTACGATTACCAAAAAGCCAAAGATGAAATCATAAGCAAAAATTTGGAATCAGAG GCTGAAAAACAAATTCTGCAACTTCATGAATCTTGCAAAGCTGAAGCT AAACAAGCATTTGCTAACTCCATCATTCAACAG GTCCAGCTCTACCAAAATTGCATGGAGTTCTACATTACTCGG gtTTGTGGCATTCAACTGATTCCTCCTACCATAATTTTTGGACCGCCCCCTCAGAGACCTCAACAGTCaaaaggatcatcatcacaaagctattaa